The segment CGTGCGCCTGCCGGACCGACTCCACGTAGACGTCGCAATACAGCTTGTCCCCGGCCCGGATGGGGCGCTTGAACTTCAGCTCCTGATCGACCTGGACGATCTGAGCGTCGCGAATGCCGATATTCGCGTGGTCGAAGAATGCCAGCTGCGCCGTGTACCCGAAAATGCAGATGAACGTCAGCGGCGCCGGCAGGGAGCCATGTCCCAGCTCGGCGGCGACAGCCTCATCGAAATAAAACGCATCATCGTTCTTGACGGCGATGGCGTGCTCGCGAATCTTCTCGCGGCCCACCTCGTAGGCATCGGGGTAGCGGTAGTGCAACCCGACGATTTTCTCCGACAGAGTCACGACGTATGGGTTACCGCGACTCTTTGTGGGGCTGGTGGTGTCCGCAGTTCGGGCAGAACTTCTTGATCTCGAGGCGATCGGGATCGTTCCGCCGGTTCTTCTTGGTGATGTAGTTACGGTGCTTGCACACCTCGCAGGCCAAAGTGATCTTCGGCCGTACGTCGGTACTCGACGCCACGTCTCTTGCCTCTCGTTGTTCTGCCTGTAGCGGTGGGGAGGCTCGATCTCCCGACCTCACGATTATGAGTCGTGCGCTCTAACCAGCTGAGCTACACCGCCCCGATCGACGCGGCGGTGCTCCGCCGAGCGTCTACCGAGCCCCCTAACGGAATCGAACCGTTGACCTTTTCCTTACCATGGAAACGCTCTACCGACTGAGCTAAGGGGGCCTTGCACTTCCTTCGGCCGTAGGGCCTTAAAGAGGGTACATTCTCGCTGTTCCCGGCTCCAAAACGGCTGGTCTGTGGCTCGTTTTGGGGCTGTTCGGCAGTGGCCGCGGCACCCATCGCGCCCAGGTACGTCAGTTCAGTCAACCAGGCGGGGCCGCGCCACTCCCTGAAGTCATGTAGGAAAGTGGGCCGTCTGACCTACCTGACGTCAGCCAACGACGGTCATCCCCGGTCTTGGCTGAAACCACGTCCTCACGCGGCACGCCACCCCCGGCTGTACAGGGCCGCGGCGGTTCGCCCGACGGCGTCGGCGTCGGAGTCCTCGGCGATCACCCGGATGACGATCCACCGCAACGCCGCCAGATCGCGATTGACCTTCTGGTCGCGGACGTAGGTCACGCGATCGGTCTGGTGGTGTCCGCCGTCGTACTGCACGGCGATTTTGAGGTCTTCCCAGCCCATGTCCACCTTGGCGATGATGCGTCCCCGGGCGTCCCGGACGACGATCTGGGTGCCCGTCGGTCGCATACCTGCGTCCGACAACGCCAGCCGGAGCCGGGTCTCGCGGGGCGAGTCCGCGCCGGCGTCGACCAGACCGAGCGCCGTCCGCAGATCCGCTATCCCACGGGCATGGGGATAGCGCGCGAGCAACGGCAGCACGTCATCGACCGACACCTGTCCGCGATTGAGCAGGGCATCGATGCGGGCCACCGCCGCATCGCGCTCAAGATGCCGGCCGAGGTCGAAGATCGTGCGGGCACGCGTGGTGACTCTGATGCCGGCGACCGTCGTCACCTCATCTTCGGCCCACGCCTCGGCGCGCGCGATCAGCCCCTTCGGCGGATGCGTGTTGACCCACAGCATCTCGACCGGGACCTCGTCGTCGACCCACTTGGCGTAGTGCAGCGCCGACGCCGCGACGCCCGCAACCACTCCCCGCCGCCGCGACCACAACCACGCTCCGCACGCCCGATCCCGAATAGACGGGTTCAGCGGGCCGTAGACATCGGGGAACATCCGTCGATACCGCGTCCGCAACTCGTGCCGAGTCACGGTGCCTGCGGCCAACGCCGCACTGCCGATCAGAACCCCCATGCTCGGATGCTGGCACGTGCTGCCCGCGAAAACAGCCCCTGGACTGGGCTCCTGTGGATAACTGCCGACTACGTGGTTTCCGTCACGGGCGGGCAACGCTGTCGCGGCTGAGGCCAGGGAGGCGATCCGGCCTGCGGACCTACGTGGCTTCAGTCTTCTGACGCCGTTCGCCAGAAGACTGAAGCCACGTATCTCAGGACAGCAGCCAGTCGTTCGGGCTGAACAGCTCGCAGTGCACCCGGTCGACGCCGCGCTGCAGCAGTTGGTCGCGTACCGAGCGCACGAAGCCGTCGTTACCGCACAGGTAGACCTCGGCGTCGGCGGGGAATTCGACGTCCTCCAGCGACATCAGATCCTCGTACCAGAGCTGCAGCGTGGCATTGGGCATCTTGTCGACGAGTTCGCGCTGACGTTCCCGCAGCGGGTGGGTCTGCTCGCTGACATCGGCGTGCAGCACCTGGACGTGGGCGTCGGCCGGAAGCGTTTCCAGGATCCCGAGCATCGGGGTGATGCCGATACCGGCCGAGATCAGCACCAGTGGCGCGCCGGGCGCCGGGGTGGGCAGATCGCCGAACGGCACGGTCACATCGATCAGATCGCCGACCCGCAGGTTGTCCCGAATCCAGCACGACACCTCGCCGGCCGGCTTGACCGCGAACGTCAGCTCGCCGGAACCGGGCTTGTTGACCACGCTGTACTGGCGTAGCTGGCGGGCACCGTCGGGCAGCGTCACGCCCACCGAAACATATTGTCCTGCCGAGAAGTTCGCGTCGGAGGCGACGGTCACCAGGACCGCCCCGGACGGGTCGTCCACCCGGTGGGTGACCGGTGCCCGCCGGTAGACGTCACCGGGCGTCACGCCGGCCTCCTCGTAGAGCGCACGCTCCATGTCGATCAGGGTCTCGGCCATGATCCAGTAGACGCGGTCCCACGCCTCGGCGACCTCGGCGGTGACCGTGTCGGCGCCGAGCACCTCGACGATCGCCGCGAACAGGTGCTCGTGCACGATCGGGTACTGGTCGGCGGTGATGCCCAGCGAGGCGTGCTTGTGCCCGATCCGCGACAGCAACTCGGCCGGATGCGGCAGATCCGGGTTCACCAGGTGGGTCGCGAATGTCGCGATGGACGCGGCCAGCGCGCGCTGCTGAGCGCCCTGCGCTTGGTTGCCCCGGTTGAACAGGTTGCGCAGCAGCGACGGGTGCGCGTCGAAGAGTCGCCGGTAGAACTCCCGGGTGATCGCATCGATGTTCGCCCCGACCAGGGGCAGCGTGGCCGTGACGATCTCGGCGTGCGCGGGCTCCAGGTCCTGTGCGGGGGTGGTGATGGTCATCGGGTGATCCTTTCCAGTGGAACAGTCACGACCGGCAGCAAGCCGCTGCCGGCCAAGTCTTCGAGGGTGTGTTTGTCGAGTTCGCGATAGAAGGCCTCTTTGGCCTCGGCGAGTACGCGGCGCAGCCGGCACCCGGCGATCAGCGGGCAAGGGTTGGCACCGCCGTCACAGTCGATGACCTCGGCGTCGCCTTCGAGTCGGCGCACCAGCCAGCCCAGCGAGACCGTGCGGCCCGCGTCGGTCAGCGTCAACCCGCCGACCCGGCCCCGCCGCGCGTTCACCATGCCGAGGTCCACCAGCCGCGCCACCGCCTTGGCGATGTGATGCTCCGAGGCATCGGCGCCGACCGCGATGGTCCGGGTGGTGATGCGGCGTTCGGCCGCGTCGCCCGCGGCCAGCAGCATCATGGTGCGCAGCCCCAGATCGGTGAACCGGGTGAGTTGCATGGCTGCGACGCTAGTAATCCTGCATTTCAAATACCAGTTTTTGCGGCTGTGCCGTTAAACACGCGCTGACATGCGGTTTTTAGACCTGCGGTTATGGGCGGTACGACGCTTACCCATAAGGTGTTGCGCATGGCTTCCGACGCTGATCGCCTGTACTTCCGCCAGCTGCTGTCGGGCCGCGACTTCGCGGCCTCCGATCCGATCGCCCAGCAGATGCGCAACTTCGCCTATCTGATCGGTGACCGGGAGACCGGTGATGCCGTGGTGGTCGACCCGGCCTACGCCGCCGGCGAACTCGTCGACACACTGGAAGCCGACGGCATGCGGTTGTCCGGCGTGCTGGTCAGCCACCACCACCCTGACCACGTCGGCGGCACCATGATGGGCTTCACGCTGGCCGGGGTCGCCGAACTGCTGGAGCGCGTCAGTGTCCCGATTCACGTGAATGCGCTTGAGGCCGAATGGGTTTCGAACGTCACCGGGATCGCCATGAGCGATCTGACCGCACACGAGCACGGCGACAAGGTCGGCGTCGGCGATATCGACATCGAATTGCTGCACACCCCCGGCCACACACCGGGCAGCCAGTGCTTCTTGCTCGACGGGCGCCTCGTCGCCGGGGACACCTTGTTCCTGGAGGGTTGCGGACGCACCGATTTCCCGGGCGGCAACGTCGACGACATGTTCCGCAGCTTGCAGGCGCTGGCCACGCTGCCGGGCGATCCGACGGTCTTCCCAGGCCACTGGTACTCGACGGAACCGAGCGCAGCCCTGTCGGATGTGAAGCGCTCCAATTACGTCTATCGGGCCAGCAATCTCGACCAATGGCGCATGTTGATGGGCGGCTGAGCACGCCACTCGACCCGCAATACTCTCGCGGCGTACCAGTGCCTGGACTATTCTGCGAGGTCACAGCGCCCCGGGGCGCGCGTTAGGGAGGAAACCCCGCATGACGACACCGCCGACCACGGCCGGCTGGTACCCGGATCCCGACGGATCCGGTGGTCAACGCTATTGGGACGGCACGGCGTGGACCGATCAGGGTCCCGAGGCCGTCGACACCCCCGCCGCCGACGAGGAGACCTCGGCGTGGCCCGCGGAGCTGCCGCCGTGGCCGGAAGACATGGAGATGCCGTCCTGGGAGGACGCCGGAAAGCTCGACTCGGCCGAGGCGGATGAGCCGGCCCCCGCGGACGTCCCCGAGGCCACCCACGACGAACCCGAGCCCGAGCCCGTCTCCTCCGAAGAAACCGGCGCCGGCGCGGAGCAGGCCGCCGCCGAGGCAACGCCCGAGGCGCCCGAGCCCGAGATGACCGCGCCCGCCGTGACCACACCCGAGGTGATCGAGCCCGCCGTGACCGTGCCCGAGGTGACCGTGCCCGCGGTACCCGCGCCCGAGATGGCGATGCCCACCGAGCCGCCGCCCGCGGCGTTCGCGGCCGCCCCGGCACCCGCCAGCCCGCTCAAGGGCTATCTGATCGGCGTCGGAGCCCTCCTGGTCGTCCTGATCGGCGTGCTGGTGTGGGCATTCGCCTTCACCGATCCGGGCACCGCAACGACTGAGGCCACCGGGGCGGACGAGTCCTCCGAGGCCACTGGGACGACGGGTGCGGCAACGGATTCCGCCGCCCCGACCGAGAGCGCCGCCGCGGAGGTCACCGGCACCGATGGGCAGGTCGTCGACGGCGACGTCACGATCACGAGCAAGGGCGTCGAGATCACCCCGACGGTCGCGGCCGTCGACAACGAGATGTTGACCAAGACGGCGGCCGGCGAGTTCGTCGTCGTGCGCCTGACACTGCTCAACAACGGTGAGCTTCCGGCCACGTTCCTCGCCGACCAGCAGGTACTCACCGCCGGCGGGCAGATCTACAACACCGAGACCGAGAGCACCTTCTACCTCGGCGGCATCTCGGCGGTGCTGAACCCGGGCGAGCCCGTCGACGTGGCCGTCGCCTTTGATGTGCCGCCGGGCACGGCACCGGAGTCCGTGCAGGTGCACGGCGACCTGGGCAGCCCGGGCGCGGTTCTCCCACTTTCCTGAGCTGAGTTGCCCGCAAACAATTGACGCTGTCCGTCAATTGGTGGACAGACAACTGATTTCGCGACAAGATAGCCTTCTGACGCCGAATTTCGTTGGGTACTGATCCGTTTTCAGCGAGATTACGCCTTGGTAGCGCCAAGGCGGGTTGGCAGAATTGTTCGCTAGAACCGGATGATGTGGCATCGCAGGGGGTGGGCCGTGACGAACATCGTGTTGTGTTTCGACCACTCCGGCGAGAGCAATGCCACCGCCCTCTTCCGACGCGTCGACCAGGCCGGGCAGGTGGGTTGGCGGCAGTACACCAACAGTCGTCCCGAGGAGGCCCGGGCGTCGGTCGCCGCGGCCTACTCCCATCTGGTCGATCACTGGCAGCCCGGTGACGACGTCTTCGTCTTCGGCGCCGGCAGCGGTGCGGCGTGCGCGCAGGCCCTGGCCCGGCTACTCGGCACCATCGGCGTGCTGGACGGCGAATTGCGCAGCTACATGCTGGCCACCTATGCCCTGCCGCGCACCGCGCGCACGGCGCAGGAATGGCGCCATGTCACCGAGGTGGCCGCCGGTCTGGCCGAGCACGACGACATCACCCTGCCGGTGCGCTTCCTCGGCTTGTGGGACGCCACCCGCATCCGCGGCACCGCAGGGCCGGTCAACGTCGCCGCCGGCCGGCACGCGGTGGCCATCGACGGGGCACCGAACCTGCAGCGCGTCGACGGCGTCGATGAGGTGTGGTTCCGCGGATCGCATCGCGATATCGTGGCCAGCCCATTGACCCTGGACTGGATGCTCGACGGCGCCGAGCAGGCCGGGCTGCGGTTGGACCGCACGCCCTCGGCGCACGTCGAGGCCGAGAGTTCGGCGCTGAACGTGGGGTTGCGGCGGGTGCCGCAAGGTGCGGCAGTACACGCCAGCGTCCAGATGTATGTGCGGGCACATCCGCGGTACTGGCGCCGGCTGCCCGCACAGGTCGAATGGGCCGATCTGGACTGGCTGGACCGCGGCGAGCGACTGTTCGCGGGCACGGACAGCGTCCCCGTGCGGCCGCGGGCCCTCGCCACCGCTTCCTAGCTAAATCACGCGCTGCGGTTTACGCGATCACCAGCGAAGCGCTAATGTCCGAGGCGCAATCGGATGATCAGGTGAGGTCGCGGTGGAATGGTTTAGGGATCGGTGGGCCGATCTGAGCGGCCTCGGGTCGGCCGGATGGTTGACGATCGCGGTGTGGGCGGGGCTGGCGCTCGGAGTGGGCGCGTTGGTGTTCACCGCTCGTACGCTCAAAAAGAACCGCCAGCTCAAAAGCGATGAATTACGGCCGCACGTCGTGGTGTACATGGAACCGCACCCGTCGGATTGGCACGTCATCGAACTCGTGGTGCGCAACTTCGGGCAGTCCGCTGCACACAACATCAGGTTCGAATTCGTGCATCCGCTTACGGTCGGGCGGTACGAGGACGCCGGACCGGAGGGCCTGCCCGAGGTGGCCGAACTTCGTCTGCCCAGCGAACTCACTCAACTTGCCCCCGGGCAGGAGTGGCGAACTGTGTGGGATTCGGCGATCAGCCGCGAGGAGTTCGGCGGGCAGATCCGGGCCAGGTTCGAGGGCACCGTGCACTACGGGGACGCGCCCGCCGGCGGGAAGCGCCGGGAGTTCGACGCGGCGGTGGTGCTGGATTGGGCGACGCTACAGCCGGTACAGCGCCTCGAGCTGATGACGACCCACGATCTGGCCAAGCGGGAGAAGCAGAAGCTGGAGCTGCTGCGCAGCGTGCTCACCTATTTCCATTACGCCTCCAAGGAGACCCGGCCCGAGGTTTTCCGCGCCGAGATCGACCGGATGAACCGGGCGGTGCGCGAGACGCAGGATCGTTGGCGCACACGTCAGTCCGACGAGACCACGGAGCTGGACTTTCCCTGGATCCCGTCCGAGACGTCGAATGGACGGCACCACTCCAGCCC is part of the Mycobacterium adipatum genome and harbors:
- the hadA gene encoding (3R)-hydroxyacyl-ACP dehydratase subunit HadA translates to MTLSEKIVGLHYRYPDAYEVGREKIREHAIAVKNDDAFYFDEAVAAELGHGSLPAPLTFICIFGYTAQLAFFDHANIGIRDAQIVQVDQELKFKRPIRAGDKLYCDVYVESVRQAHGTDIVVTKNIITNDSGDVVQEAYTTLAGRSGDGEEGFSDGTA
- the rpmG gene encoding 50S ribosomal protein L33; translated protein: MASSTDVRPKITLACEVCKHRNYITKKNRRNDPDRLEIKKFCPNCGHHQPHKESR
- a CDS encoding globin domain-containing protein; the protein is MTITTPAQDLEPAHAEIVTATLPLVGANIDAITREFYRRLFDAHPSLLRNLFNRGNQAQGAQQRALAASIATFATHLVNPDLPHPAELLSRIGHKHASLGITADQYPIVHEHLFAAIVEVLGADTVTAEVAEAWDRVYWIMAETLIDMERALYEEAGVTPGDVYRRAPVTHRVDDPSGAVLVTVASDANFSAGQYVSVGVTLPDGARQLRQYSVVNKPGSGELTFAVKPAGEVSCWIRDNLRVGDLIDVTVPFGDLPTPAPGAPLVLISAGIGITPMLGILETLPADAHVQVLHADVSEQTHPLRERQRELVDKMPNATLQLWYEDLMSLEDVEFPADAEVYLCGNDGFVRSVRDQLLQRGVDRVHCELFSPNDWLLS
- a CDS encoding RrF2 family transcriptional regulator; this translates as MQLTRFTDLGLRTMMLLAAGDAAERRITTRTIAVGADASEHHIAKAVARLVDLGMVNARRGRVGGLTLTDAGRTVSLGWLVRRLEGDAEVIDCDGGANPCPLIAGCRLRRVLAEAKEAFYRELDKHTLEDLAGSGLLPVVTVPLERITR
- a CDS encoding MBL fold metallo-hydrolase; translation: MASDADRLYFRQLLSGRDFAASDPIAQQMRNFAYLIGDRETGDAVVVDPAYAAGELVDTLEADGMRLSGVLVSHHHPDHVGGTMMGFTLAGVAELLERVSVPIHVNALEAEWVSNVTGIAMSDLTAHEHGDKVGVGDIDIELLHTPGHTPGSQCFLLDGRLVAGDTLFLEGCGRTDFPGGNVDDMFRSLQALATLPGDPTVFPGHWYSTEPSAALSDVKRSNYVYRASNLDQWRMLMGG
- a CDS encoding DUF4352 domain-containing protein — protein: MTTPPTTAGWYPDPDGSGGQRYWDGTAWTDQGPEAVDTPAADEETSAWPAELPPWPEDMEMPSWEDAGKLDSAEADEPAPADVPEATHDEPEPEPVSSEETGAGAEQAAAEATPEAPEPEMTAPAVTTPEVIEPAVTVPEVTVPAVPAPEMAMPTEPPPAAFAAAPAPASPLKGYLIGVGALLVVLIGVLVWAFAFTDPGTATTEATGADESSEATGTTGAATDSAAPTESAAAEVTGTDGQVVDGDVTITSKGVEITPTVAAVDNEMLTKTAAGEFVVVRLTLLNNGELPATFLADQQVLTAGGQIYNTETESTFYLGGISAVLNPGEPVDVAVAFDVPPGTAPESVQVHGDLGSPGAVLPLS
- a CDS encoding T6SS phospholipase effector Tle1-like catalytic domain-containing protein, whose amino-acid sequence is MTNIVLCFDHSGESNATALFRRVDQAGQVGWRQYTNSRPEEARASVAAAYSHLVDHWQPGDDVFVFGAGSGAACAQALARLLGTIGVLDGELRSYMLATYALPRTARTAQEWRHVTEVAAGLAEHDDITLPVRFLGLWDATRIRGTAGPVNVAAGRHAVAIDGAPNLQRVDGVDEVWFRGSHRDIVASPLTLDWMLDGAEQAGLRLDRTPSAHVEAESSALNVGLRRVPQGAAVHASVQMYVRAHPRYWRRLPAQVEWADLDWLDRGERLFAGTDSVPVRPRALATAS